A stretch of Rhinoderma darwinii isolate aRhiDar2 chromosome 4, aRhiDar2.hap1, whole genome shotgun sequence DNA encodes these proteins:
- the SCG2 gene encoding secretogranin-2: protein MASPRNFYLARCLSMCFLIILMSFADAVPFQYYQVPQQEQEYKMKSLQRLPSPDMLKALEYIENLRKQGSRTESLPDYTSYQGAPFLFEQKDAQPLSPDSAKPLLNDDESEWMKAMLEALMQAENEAKVTPQDKSKPYSNLMDKNLPPELIEDYDSNKWSERRPKTRKFSPRLYDEYSRDNPLKRTNENVEGQYTPQSLATLQSVFQELGKLKGQANHKRDRLEDDQKLYKDDDDDMYKANNIAYEDVAGGEDWNPIEEKVESQTQEELKESKEEVEKTDEMEEEMKRSGLLGLQDEDPEKENKEQESENLSKLMNSYLKMWLNRLEKGKQSTDKRSLKFSGKNLDPESIYQLIDLSRNLQIPPEDLIDMLQDEDSRKFAGRLESEKEVEVPEDLDEVSETMTDKTDVYKSKQGFIKQPATAMLPNGPEDLTVEDMMNLMGADKLPNQKYPFLNRFNQNNGSPRPYSMFSKPKGHKFAWPNDLEKRQIEYEPRSDKEEDLADYVVKMLAKNPELVGNSQNKKMHALYSPGDIQDLEKQYEKALRGYLNMRGYQDLETAANGNRRLPIPRETDDNQNKQYIDEDMLMKVLEYMNQEKAEKGRDHSVKRSMENM, encoded by the coding sequence ATGGCATCTCCAAGGAACTTCTATCTTGCAAGATGCTTATCCATGTGCTTTTTAATCATCCTAATGTCCTTTGCTGATGCTGTACCATTTCAGTACTACCAAGTGCCACAACAGGAGCAAGAGTACAAAATGAAGAGTTTACAAAGGCTGCCAAGCCCAGATATGTTGAAGGCACTGGAGTATATTGAGAACCTCAGGAAGCAAGGAAGCAGAACTGAAAGCCTCCCTGACTATACCTCCTACCAAGGGGCACCATTCCTCTTTGAGCAGAAGGATGCACAACCCCTTTCACCAGACAGTGCCAAACCTCTCCTCAATGATGATGAGTCGGAGTGGATGAAAGCAATGTTGGAAGCCTTGATGCAAGCAGAAAACGAGGCAAAGGTGACACCACAAGACAAAAGCAAACCATACAGCAACTTAATGGACAAAAACTTACCACCTGAACTGATTGAAGATTATGATTCAAACAAGTGGTCTGAGAGAAGACCAAAAACTAGAAAATTTTCTCCAAGATTATATGATGAGTACTCTCGGGACAACCCACTAAAAAGGACCAATGAAAATGTTGAAGGTCAGTATACTCCACAAAGTCTAGCTACATTACAGTCTGTCTTCCAGGAACTGGGGAAACTCAAAGGCCAGGCCAACCATAAAAGAGATAGATTAGAAGATGACCAGAAGCTTTacaaggatgatgatgatgacatgtATAAAGCCAACAACATTGCTTATGAAGATGTAGCAGGAGGTGAggactggaaccccattgaagagaaAGTTGAGAGCCAAACACAAGAAGAGTTGAAGGAGAGTAAGGAGGAAGTAGAGAAGACAGATGAGATGGAAGAAGAGATGAAACGTTCTGGATTGTTGGGTTTACAGGATGAGGATCCTGAGAAAGAAAATAAAGAACAAGAATCTGAAAACCTGTCAAAACTGATGAACTCCTATTTAAAGATGTGGCTGAACAGACTGGAAAAGGGTAAACAGAGTACAGATAAGCGATCACTAAAATTTTCAGGAAAGAATCTTGATCCTGAATCTATTTATCAGCTGATTGATCTATCTAGAAACTTGCAAATTCCTCCTGAGGATCTTATTGACATGCTGCAAGATGAAGATAGCCGGAAATTTGCCGGGAGGTTGGAATCTGAAAAAGAGGTTGAAGTACCTGAAGATCTGGATGAGGTTTCTGAAACTATGACTGATAAAACGGATGTGTATAAAAGTAAGCAGGGATTTATAAAGCAACCCGCAACTGCTATGTTGCCTAATGGCCCTGAAGATTTAACAGTAGAAGATATGATGAACCTCATGGGAGCTGATAAGTTGCCAAATCAAAAATATCCTTTCCTGAATCGATTCAACCAAAACAATGGTTCACCAAGGCCCTACTCCATGTTTAGCAAACCAAAAGGACATAAATTTGCCTGGccaaatgacttagaaaaaaggcaAATAGAATATGAGCCCAGGTCAGACAAGGAGGAAGACTTGGCTGACTATGTAGTTAAGATGCTAGCCAAAAATCCAGAGCTTGTGGGCAACAGTcagaataaaaaaatgcatgccCTTTACTCACCAGGTGACATTCAGGATCTTGAAAAGCAGTATGAAAAGGCTTTAAGGGGATATCTGAACATGCGAGGGTACCAGGATTTAGAGACTGCAGCTAATGGCAATCGAAGGCTACCCATACCAAGGGAAACTGATGACAACCAAAATAAGCAGTATATAGATGAGGACATGCTTATGAAGGTCTTGGAGTACATGAACCAGGAGAaagcagaaaaagggagagatcaCAGTGTTAAAAGATCTATGGAGAATATGTAA